A single region of the Stigmatopora argus isolate UIUO_Sarg chromosome 6, RoL_Sarg_1.0, whole genome shotgun sequence genome encodes:
- the smpd2b gene encoding sphingomyelin phosphodiesterase 2 isoform X1 — MDRRDSVSSIRVFSLNCWGVRYLSHHCAERYAMIADMLHREKHDVVLLQEVWSEKDYLFLKKKLANSHVHSHYFQSGVIGSGLAIFSKHRIQDTLLYRYSLNGYPYMVHHGDWFGGKAVGLAVLNVGTLTANVYLTHLHAEYSRERDVYLPHRVVQAWELQQFIRHTSAGADAVILGGDLNMHPQDLGNRLLKSYTGLRDAYAEADHFEGCEDGLTLILDNPFISKHVIAPFEKGIRIDYILFKGSCRADIRCASMYTTKGSVPGHPFPYSDHEALTAKLHLDSLAPSEACGDSRARSCECPQEEVAQLVDILTEARTEVKVGVHCARRMRETATRTGIMGLALLLLELAIAAVPWLAPGAQKTLPFPLTSFYLLAALCLAILLCTTLLYVFYTMELKSLQGTEDQMRLAVGGLQEKLRGFPVVERQESVGK, encoded by the exons ATGGATCGGAGGGACTCTGTCAGCAGCATCCGAGTGTTCTCTCTCAATTGCTG GGGGGTGCGCTACCTTAGCCATCACTGCGCCGAGCGCTACGCTATGATCGCCGATATGCTGCACCGAGAAAAGCACGACGTGGTCCTTCTCCAAGAA GTGTGGAGTGAAAAAGACTACCTGTTCCTGAAAAAGAAACTGGCCAATAGCCATGTTCACTCCCATTACTTTCAGAG TGGAGTCATTGGTAGCGGGTTGGCAATTTTCTCCAAACACAGAATCCAAGACACACTTCTTTACCGCTATTCGTTAAATGGCTACCCGTACATG GTTCACCATGGCGACTGGTTTGGAGGCAAAGCCGTGGGCCTGGCAGTCCTGAACGTCGGCACGTTGACTGCAAACGTCTACCTTACTCAC TTACATGCCGAGTATTCCCGGGAGAGGGACGTTTATTTGCCTCACAGGGTCGTTCAGGCCTGGGAGCTGCAGCAGTTCATCCG TCACACGTCCGCCGGCGCCGACGCAGTGATCCTTGGCGGTGACCTCAACATGCATCCTCAGGACCTGGGAAACCGGCTTCTGAAGTCTTACACGGGATTGCGGGACGCCTACGCCGAGGCCGACCATTTTGAA GGATGTGAAGATGGTCTGACTCTCATACTTGATAATCCTTTCATCAGCAAACATGTGATCGCTCCTTTCGAGAAAGGGATCAGGATCGACTACATCCTCTTCAAG GGTTCTTGCAGAGCCGACATCCGATGCGCGTCCATGTACACCACCAAAGGCTCGGTCCCGGGTCACCCTTTCCCCTACTCGGACCATGAGGCGCTCACGGCCAAACTCCACTTGGATTCGCTGGCTCCGAGCGAGGCCTGCGGAGACTCTCGTGCGAGGAGTTGCGAGTGCCCCCAAG AAGAAGTGGCCCAACTGGTGGATATCTTGACGGAGGCACGCACTGAGGTAAAGGTGGGCGTCCATTGCGCCAGACGAATGCGCGAGACTGCGACCCGCACGGGCATCATGGGCTTGGCTTTGCTCCTCCTGGAGCTAGCCATTGCCGCCGTCCCCTGGTTGGCTCCGGGCGCCCAGAAGACCCTCCCCTTCCCGCTTACCTCCTTCTACTTGCTGGCGGCGCTGTGCTTGGCCATCCTGCTCTGCACAACGCTGCTCTATGTTTTCTACACCATGGAGCTCAAATCCCTCCAGGGTACTGAAGATCAGATGAGGTTAGCGGTGGGGGGCCTGCAGGAGAAATTGAGGGGTTTCCCTGTGGTGGAGCGACAGGAAAGTGTGGGGAAATAA
- the smpd2b gene encoding sphingomyelin phosphodiesterase 2 isoform X2 has translation MDRRDSVSSIRVFSLNCWGVRYLSHHCAERYAMIADMLHREKHDVVLLQEVWSEKDYLFLKKKLANSHVHSHYFQSGVIGSGLAIFSKHRIQDTLLYRYSLNGYPYMVHHGDWFGGKAVGLAVLNVGTLTANVYLTHLHAEYSRERDVYLPHRVVQAWELQQFIRHTSAGADAVILGGDLNMHPQDLGNRLLKSYTGLRDAYAEADHFEGCEDGLTLILDNPFISKHVIAPFEKGIRIDYILFKGSCRADIRCASMYTTKGSVPGHPFPYSDHEALTAKLHLDSLAPSEACGDSRARSCECPQEVAQLVDILTEARTEVKVGVHCARRMRETATRTGIMGLALLLLELAIAAVPWLAPGAQKTLPFPLTSFYLLAALCLAILLCTTLLYVFYTMELKSLQGTEDQMRLAVGGLQEKLRGFPVVERQESVGK, from the exons ATGGATCGGAGGGACTCTGTCAGCAGCATCCGAGTGTTCTCTCTCAATTGCTG GGGGGTGCGCTACCTTAGCCATCACTGCGCCGAGCGCTACGCTATGATCGCCGATATGCTGCACCGAGAAAAGCACGACGTGGTCCTTCTCCAAGAA GTGTGGAGTGAAAAAGACTACCTGTTCCTGAAAAAGAAACTGGCCAATAGCCATGTTCACTCCCATTACTTTCAGAG TGGAGTCATTGGTAGCGGGTTGGCAATTTTCTCCAAACACAGAATCCAAGACACACTTCTTTACCGCTATTCGTTAAATGGCTACCCGTACATG GTTCACCATGGCGACTGGTTTGGAGGCAAAGCCGTGGGCCTGGCAGTCCTGAACGTCGGCACGTTGACTGCAAACGTCTACCTTACTCAC TTACATGCCGAGTATTCCCGGGAGAGGGACGTTTATTTGCCTCACAGGGTCGTTCAGGCCTGGGAGCTGCAGCAGTTCATCCG TCACACGTCCGCCGGCGCCGACGCAGTGATCCTTGGCGGTGACCTCAACATGCATCCTCAGGACCTGGGAAACCGGCTTCTGAAGTCTTACACGGGATTGCGGGACGCCTACGCCGAGGCCGACCATTTTGAA GGATGTGAAGATGGTCTGACTCTCATACTTGATAATCCTTTCATCAGCAAACATGTGATCGCTCCTTTCGAGAAAGGGATCAGGATCGACTACATCCTCTTCAAG GGTTCTTGCAGAGCCGACATCCGATGCGCGTCCATGTACACCACCAAAGGCTCGGTCCCGGGTCACCCTTTCCCCTACTCGGACCATGAGGCGCTCACGGCCAAACTCCACTTGGATTCGCTGGCTCCGAGCGAGGCCTGCGGAGACTCTCGTGCGAGGAGTTGCGAGTGCCCCCAAG AAGTGGCCCAACTGGTGGATATCTTGACGGAGGCACGCACTGAGGTAAAGGTGGGCGTCCATTGCGCCAGACGAATGCGCGAGACTGCGACCCGCACGGGCATCATGGGCTTGGCTTTGCTCCTCCTGGAGCTAGCCATTGCCGCCGTCCCCTGGTTGGCTCCGGGCGCCCAGAAGACCCTCCCCTTCCCGCTTACCTCCTTCTACTTGCTGGCGGCGCTGTGCTTGGCCATCCTGCTCTGCACAACGCTGCTCTATGTTTTCTACACCATGGAGCTCAAATCCCTCCAGGGTACTGAAGATCAGATGAGGTTAGCGGTGGGGGGCCTGCAGGAGAAATTGAGGGGTTTCCCTGTGGTGGAGCGACAGGAAAGTGTGGGGAAATAA